ACGCCGAGTCCCTCGTCTACCAGACCGAGAAGGTCATCAAGGACAACGAGGACAAGGTCCCGGCGGACGTGCGCTCCGAGACCGAGGCCGCCGTCGCCGAGCTGAAGACCGCTCTGGAGGGCACCGACGTCGAGGCCATCCGCTCCGCGAGCGAGAAGGTCGCGCTGGCCAGCCAGAAGATCGGTTCCGCGATCTACAGCCAGGGCCAGCAGGGTGAGGGCGCCGCCCAGCCCGGCGCCGAGAACGCCGACGCCGGCAGCGGTACCTCCGCCGAGGACGCGGACGTGGTCGACGCCGAGATCGTCGACGAGGACAACGGCAAGGGCAACCAGGGTTCCTGACCCGAGAGTTCCGTGAGAGCCGAGGAAGGAGGGAACGTCGGACATGGCGTTGTCGGACAAGAACAACCCTGACACCGGTGACGGTGACGAGAACCAGGGTCCGGTGATCCGCGACAACCGCAAGGTCGACCCCGAGACCGGTGAGGTCCGTGCCCCCAAGGGCGAGTCCACCGAGGAGGAGCCCGAGGTCGTCGAGAGCGAGATCGAGATCCCGGACACCCCGGAATCCGTGGTGACCGAGGCGATCAACGCGGACGAGCGGGTCATCGAGCTCACCAACGACATCAAGCGGGTGCAGGCGGAGTACGCCAACTACCGCAAGCGTGTCGAGCGCGACCGCGCGGCCGTCCGCGAGGCGGCCACCGCCCAGGTCGTCGGCGAACTGCTGCCGGTCCTGGACGACATCGGTCGGGCCCGTGAGCACGACGAGCTCAACGGCGGGTTCAAGGCGGTGGGTGAGGCCCTGGAGGCCACGGCCACCAAGCTGGGCCTGGAGAAGTACGCCGAGCAGGGCGACGAGTTCGACCCGAACGTCCACGAGGCCCTCACCCTGGTCCCCGTCCCGAACATCTCCGTCCAGACGGTGATCGAGGTGTTCCAGCCCGGGTACCGGATGGGTGAGCGCGTTCTCCGCCCCGCCCGCGTGGTGGTCGGCGAGCCCATGGAGGGCGCGGCGGACGAGGAGTCCTCCGACGGCTCCGCGGACTCCACCGAAGCCGCCGAGGGCGCCGAGACCGCCGGGAACGGCGAGAGCGGCGAGGACAAGAAGTAGGAGCGGGTACGCCCGTAGGACGTGTTCGGTGGGCGCTGTCCGTCGCGGACGGTGCACGCGCCCATCGAGTACGCCCGTAGACCCGGCCGTGGCCGACGTGAGAGCGTCGGTCACGGCCCCGGGTCGCCCCCGGCCCCACGCGGTTCGGGGCAACGTGGAAACATCGGACGCAACCGGCACCAGCGGGAGAAGGCACCAGTCGATGAGCACCAAGGACTACCTGGAGAAGGACTACTACAAGGTCCTGGGAGTCTCAAAGACCGCCTCCAAGGACGAGATCAAGTCGTCCTACCGCAAGCTGGCCCGGGAGAACCACCCGGACGCCAACACCGGCGACGCCAAGGCCGAGGACCGCTTCAAGGAGATCTCCGAGGCGTACAACGTCCTCTCGGACGAGAAGCGCCGTAAGGAGTACGACGAGGCCCGCTCCATGTTCGGCGGCTCGTACCGTCCCGGCGGGGCCGGGCCCGGCGGGTTCGACATGAGCGACATCTTCGGCCAGGGCTCCGGCGGTGGCGGCGCGCCTGGCGGCGAGCGCCTGAGCGACCTCTTCGGCGGGCTGTTCGGCAACCGCGGGCGCGGGGGCACGGCCACCCGCAGCAGGCGCGGCGCCGACATCGAGACCGAGACGACACTGAGCTTCCGCGAGGCCGCGGACGGGGTCACCCGTTCGTTCCAGCTGAGCAGCGAGTCCCCGTGCCTCACCTGCAAGGGCACGGGAGCGCGCGCCGGCACGGCCCCGCGCATGTGCCCCAAGTGCAGCGGCACCGGGCATGAGAGCACCAACCTGGGCGGCTTCTCGCTGTCCGACCCGTGCAGCGAGTGCAAGGGACGCGGCCTCGTGGTCGACGACCCCTGCCCCACCTGCACCGGCAGCGGACGCGGCAAGAGCACCCGCACCATACAGACGCGCATCCCGGCCGGAGTGAGCGACGGCCAGCGCATCCGCATCAAGGGCAAGGGCGCGCCCGGCGAGAACGGCGGCCCCAACGGTGACCTGTACGTCGTCGTCCACGTGAAGGGACACCCGGTGTTCGGCAGGAGCGGCGACAACGTCACCATCACGGTCCCGGTGACCTTCCCCGAAGCGGCGCTGGGCGCCGAGGTCAGGGTTCCGACCCTGAGCGGCTTCCCGGTGACCGTGAAGGTGCCGCCGGGCACCCAGAACGGGCACACGCTGCGGGTCCGCGGCAAGGGCGCCACCCGCAAGGACGGCACCATCGGGAACATGCTGGTCACCTTCGAGGTGGACGTGCCCAAGACACTCAACGGCGACGCCCGCGAGGCTCTGGAGAAGTTCCGCGCGGCGACCTCCGACTACGACCCGCGCGACGGGCTCGAAGCGCGGGCGAAGGGCGCGTGAACAACGTGAACGATCCTGCTTTCGGCGCCGACGCACCGGTCTACGTGATCTCGGTGGCCGCTGAGCTGGCCGGTATGCACCCGCAGACGCTGCGGCAGTACGACCGGCTGGGGATCGTGTCCCCGGGCCGCACGTCCGGCCGGGGGCGCCGGTACTCCATGCGCGACGTACGGACGCTGCGCGAGGTGCAGCGCCTGTCGCAGGAGGAAGGCATCAACCTCGCCGGGATCAAGCGGATCCTGGAGCTGCAGCACGAGGTGGAGCAGCTGCGTGAGCAGGTGTTCCACCTGGCCAACGAACTCGAGGCGGCCCGCCGGGCGGTGTCCCGGCGGGGCCGCCCGGTGGCCCGCCCCGAGGGCGGGCCGGTCCGCGGGGAGCTGGTGCGCCGCACCCGCGTCACGATCTTCAACACCGCCGAAGCCGAAGAGCGCCCCGACCAGGGCGACGGCCGAAACGACCAGGGCGGTCAGAGTGGTCCGGGTGGCCAGAATGGCCCGGGCGGCCCGTCCGGCCAGAGCCGCCACCAGGACGGTCCGGAGTCGGGCGGATCGGCCCAGGGTTAACCCGGGCTGGCAGGGGTTCCCGCCCGCCGGCACGGACACGCGCGGCCAGGAATCATCACTCTGAGTAACACTTTTTGTGGAAGGAGTAACCGGACATGAACTACAAGCTCACGCAGAAGAGCCAGGAGGCTCTGGCCGCCGCGATCCGTCAGGCCACCACCGACGGCAGCCCGCAGACCGAGCCGCTGCACCTGCTGTACGCCCTCCTGGACCAGGCCGAGGGCATCACCCGGCCGCTGCTCAAGGAGGTCGGCGCCAACCCCGACCAGCTCAAGGACAAGGTCGAGGTGGCGATCGGCAATCTGCCCAAGGCTGCCGGTTCCACTGTCAGCTCACCGAGCTCCTCGCGCCAGCTCATCGTCTCCATCAACACCGCCGCCCAGCGCGCCCAACAGATGGAGGACGAGTACGTCTCGACCGAGCACCTGCTGGTCGGGCTGGCCACCGACGGCGGTGAGGCCGCCCGGCTGCTCAAAGAGGTCGGGGCCACCCCGGACACCCTCCTGGAGGCCTTCGAGCGGGTGCGCGGTACCGGCAAGGTCACCTCGGAGAACCCCGAGGACACCTTCCAGTCCCTGGAGAAGTTCGGTGTGGACCTCACCGAACGCGCCCGCGAGGGCAAGGTGGATCCGGTCATCGGCCGCGACGGGGAGATCCGCCGGGTCATCCAGGTGCTCAGCCGCCGCACCAAGAACAACCCCGTGCTCATCGGTGAGCCGGGCGTGGGCAAGACCGCCGTGGTGGAGGGGCTCGCCCAGCGCATCGTGGCCGGGGACGTGCCGCAGTCGCTGCTCGGCAAACGCCTGATCAGCCTCGACCTGTCCGCGATGGTCGCGGGCGCCAAGTACCGCGGCGAGTTCGAGGAACGGCTCAAGGCGGTGCTCTCGGAGATCAAGGAGTCCGAGGGCCAGGTCATCACGTTCATCGACGAACTCCACACCATGGTGGGCGCGGGCGCGGCCGAGGGCGCGATGGACGCGGGCAACATGCTCAAGCCGATGCTGGCCCGCGGTGAGCTGCGCATGGTCGGCGCGACCACCCTGGACGAGTACCGGGAGAAGATCGAGAAGGACCCCGCGCTGGAGCGCCGCTTCCAGCAGGTGTTCGTCGGCGAGCCGTCGGCCACCGACACCATCGCGATCCTGCGCGGCCTCAAGGGCCGTTACGAGGCGCACCACAAGGTGCAGATCTCCGACTCCGCCCTGGTGGCGGCCGCCACGCTGTCGGACCGCTACATCACCGCGCGGTTCCTGCCGGACAAGGCCATCGACCTCATCGACGAGGCCGCGTCCCGGCTGCGGATGGAGATCGACTCCAGCCCGGTGGAGATCGACGAGCTGCGCCGCACCGTCGACCGCCTCAAGATGGAGGAGATGGCGCTCGACAAGGAGTCCGACCCCGCGAGCCAGCAGCGGCTGGAGCGGCTGCGCGCGGACCTCGCCGACCACCAGGAGAAGCTCACCGGACTGGTGGCCCGCTGGGAGCAGGAGAAGGCCGGGCTGAACCGGGTCGGTGACCTCAAGGGCCAGCTGGACGAGTTGCGCACCAAGGCGGAACTGGCCGAGCGCGAGGGCCGCTTCGAGGAGGCCTCCCGGCTGATGTACGGGGACATCCCGCAGCTGGAGAAGCAGGTCGAGGAGGCGTCCAAGGCCGAGGAGAGCGCCGAGGCCTCCGCCGGGAACACCATGGTCAAGGACGAGGTGGGCGCCGACGAGATCGCCGACGTCGTCTCCGCCTGGACCGGTATCCCGGTGGGGCGGCTGATGGAGGGCGAGACCTCCAAGCTGCTGCGGATGGAGGCCGAGCTGGGGCAGCGGCTGATCGGGCAGAAGGACGCCGTCCAGGCGGTGTCGGACGCGGTGCGCCGGGCCCGGGCGGGCATCTCCGACCCGGACCGGCCGACGGGTTCGTTCCTGTTCCTGGGGCCCACGGGTGTGGGCAAGACCGAGCTGGCCAAGGCGCTGGCCGAGTTCCTGTTCGACGACGAGCGCGCGATCGTGCGCATCGACATGAGCGAGTACTCGGAGAAGCACTCCGTGTCGCGCCTGGTGGGCGCGCCTCCCGGGTACGTGGGTTACGAGGAGGGCGGCCAGCTCACCGAGGCGGTGCGGCGGCGCCCGTACACGGTGGTGCTGCTGGACGAGGTGGAGAAGGCCCACCTGGAGGTGTTCGACACCCTCCTGCAGGTGCTGGACGACGGTCGCCTGACCGACGGCCAGGGCCGCCAGGTGGACTTCCGCAACACCATCCTCATCCTCACCTCCAACCTGGGCTCGCAGTTCCTGGTGGACCAGTCCCTGGAGGAGGCCGTCCGCAGGGAACGCGTGATGGACGTCGTCCGGGCCACGTTCAAGCCGGAGTTCCTCAACCGCCTGGACGACGTGATCATGTTCGACGCGCTGTCCACCGAGGACCTGACCCGGATCGTGGACCTGCAGGTGGACAAGCTGGCCCACCGGCTGGCCGACCGCCAGCTCGCACTGGACGTCACCGCGGGCGCCCGCGAGTGGCTGGCGCTGACCGGCTACGACCCCAACTACGGTGCCCGGCCGCTGCGCCGCCTGGTGCAGTCGGCGATCGGCGACCCGCTCGCCCGCGAGCTGCTCTCCGGCGAACTCACCGAGGGCGACACCGTCCTGGTGGACGTGAGCGGCGAGCGCGACAAGCTGAACGTGACCACCCGCAAGGCCGAGGAACCGGTCCTGAAGTCCTGACCCGACCCGACCGCTGCCGACCGAGGGACCGCACCCGCCGAGGGAGCGGTCCCTCGGTGCGTCACGGACCCCGGTGCTGAGGGGTCCGCCCTTGTAACCTGGTACCAGGAGTCCACGCTGCGTTCTGGGACCTGTGTTCACACCGGAAGGGGTCGCACAACCGGACGGCATCCTCGCGCCGGTCGACCACTTCGCCGGACAGGGTGAGTGGGCGGATCCCGCAGGGGTTCTGGTAGTCGTCGAGGTCACCTCATGGGACTCCGACACCAGCGCCCGTGACCGGGGCGAGAAGGCCCACGCCTACGCCGCCTGTGACATCGGCGTCTACCTGCTGGTGGACCGCGACGACAGCGTCACGGTCCACAGCGAGCCCAGGGGCGGCAGGTGCCGCAACATCGCCGAGCTCGGCTACGGGCACGCCGTCGAGATCCCCGGGGTCGGGGTCACCCTGAGCACCGACGGCCTCAAGCGGTACGGGCGCTAGATGGTTGATGGGAGCTTTCTGGAGCTCCTGCGCCCGTGCCGACGGGCGGCTCACCCGCAGACCGAAACCCGACCGGTGGCCTGTCCTGTGCTTCCGAAACCCTCTAACCCCCGATGATCTTGCTACCAGGAGCAAGTTCGGCGCCGAACTTGCTCCTGGTAGCAAGATCATCTTCGAAGAGGAGGCCGGAACCCTCCCCAGGAGGATCGGCGCCCCCCTCAGCCGCCGATCCACTGTCGGCGACCTTTCGTGCTGAGGCGATGGCGGTGACGTAGGAGTCACCGGGGCGGCCGTCCCGTACGGGATGAGCGAGTAGTGCCGCGCGCCCGCCGAATCCACCGGGGCCGGGGCGTCAGCGGGCGCGCGGTGTTCGCGGGCATCGGTGGTCAGAGCGGCGGGAGCCCGGTCTGGAAGAGAGCCCGGCCGAGGGCCTCGGCGGTGGTCTGGGCCAGGAGCAGCGTGGTGCTGATGGCCAGGGCGGGCCAGCCCCACCAGGGGCGTGGGGCCCGGTGGCGGCCCCGGGTGGGCGTCGCGGGGGCGTCGGTCAAGGCCGCGAAAGCCTCTTCCAGCCGTCGGGCTTCACGTTCTTCCTGTTCGCGGCGTTGGCGGTCGACCTCGAACCAGTGCGGGGTCGGGCCGTGCCGGAGCATGTGGGCCACCCGGGGGTTGCCTTCCATCTGCCGCAACAGCCGCGCCTGGCGATCGGAGTGGGTTTCCGGCGTGCTGAAGTACGGGCCCGAGGAGTGGCGGTGTTGCCGGGGTTGGGGCGGTGCGGCCAGCGGGCGGTTGGCGCCGGGGCGGGGGAAGCAGTGGCCCCGGGGCGCGGACAGGCGCTGACGTACCCCGGAGCTCACCTGATGCGGGCCGGTCACCGGGTGGCCTCGCCGGTGGTGGTGCTGGGGAGGGTGAACTCGGCCCAGGTCACAGTGCCCAACCCCTGGCAGAACGGGAAGTCCACCACCGAACGGGTCCCCCACCGGTCGGCCAGGTGGCCGATCAGCAGCAGACCCCGGCCGCGCTCGGCCTGCTCCCACTCCTCCACGGTGTGCTGCGGGGTCTGCGGGGCCTGGAACTCGGCGGTATCGGTGCGCTGGCCGTCGTCGACGATCGCGACCTGAATCGTGGCGGCGGTGGGCATGTGCAGGGTACGGATCACCCGGCCCTCGACGTCCTGGCCCGAAAGCGTGTGGTCACAGGCGTTGGCGAACATCTCGCTGGCGCAGAGCACCAGACTCTCGCCGGTCTCGTTCGGGAGTCCAGCCAGGCGGCGCAGGTCGGTGGCCAGGTCCGCACGCACCCACCCGGTCTGGGCAAGATCGCCCGGGTAGGTGCGGGAGGGCCAGCGGCGTCCCGCGTAAGGGGGTGTGGGGGCGTGGGTGTTTGACACAATGGCCATGTCGGCAACTCTCTTTCGTTGAATCCAGTTGGTGGTTGTCGGCCTGCTCTGGGGGTGTTGGTCCACCCGCCAGAGCTTTTTCGTGAGAGCTGAGGCTTCCGGGGTCTCAGCAGGGGCACGGGGTCTAGGAGTCGGGCGAGGAACTGAGACCCAGGAAGCGGTGGCCGAGTAGGCGCAGGAGCTCGTAGCGGGTGGGGGCGGTGATCCGCTCGAAGGCGTCGCCTTCACCCGTCCAGCCGATCGGGCGTCGGGCCACGTAGACCTCGTGGGGTGGCTGGCCCTCGATGGTCAGGTTCCACTGCTTGTAGAGCAGCGGGCACAATACGTGCTCGGGGACGGGGAGCTCACCGCTATCGGGCGGGTTGGCCTGCAAGCGCACCGGCAGGCGGGCGCCGTCACCGCTGACCGCCCGGGGTGCGCGGGGCGGGTTGGGGTGCTCGGCGATGGCCTGGTCGATCAGCTGGGTTGCCAGCTCGGCGTCGCCTTCCTCGTGAGCGATCCGCAGGGCCTGCCGGATCAGGGGCAGCCGGTGGCGCAGGGTGTGGGAGTGCCACGCGGCCAGTTCGGGCGGGGGCAGGTGCGCGGGAGGTTGCAGGGCCTCGTCGATGACGGTGAGCAGGTCCCTGGTGTAGATGTCGCGCATCAGGCCGCCACCCCGAACCGCCGCAGCTCGGCGAGCACGGCTTGGAGCACATCCATAGGCGCGGAGTCCAACGGCCGTCGGGGTGCTGGGATCCGGGGCGGATGGGGCGAGCGCGAAGGCTCACCCAAAGCCAGAGTCCGAGGAACAGGGGCGTAGGCACGCACACGCCGGGCCCGACGGGGGCGACGGCGACGCATCGCTTCGGAAGCCAACCAGCGCACATGCGCCAGTTCGGACAGGTTCAGGTAACGCGCCACAAGGCGGCTCCTTCGAGACGTGCCACCTGGAACGAGGCAGCACTACGGAACGAGTACATCCCCCATACTGAACCCTAGAAATCTAGGATTCAAGTGCTACTCACTAGAACGCAATCCATAGATTGCTAAATGTCCGTTTTCTCGCCCTGGGAGTTACCATCAGCACCACGAAGAAGCAGCGCACACGTACCAGGAAGGCCACGGTGGCAGCCAGCCCTACGATCCGGAGGCGCCAGCTCTCCGCCATCCTTCGAAAGATGCGCAAGGACACCGGGCTTTCTCTGGAAGAGGTCGCCAAGCGAGTCGAGTGGTCCCGGGCCAAGCTCGGCCACATCGAAACCGGCGAGCGTAAGAAACCCTCGGTCGTCGAAATCAAGGCGCTGCTACACGAGTACGAGATCGACCCCGCGGACCCGCAGTACGAGGCTGTGCTGACGCTCGTCCGTCATGCACAGCAACGCGGCTGGTGGACCCGCTACGACGACATCCTCACTGGCTCCTACGTCGAACTCGAATCTGAGGCGACGAGTATCGCCAACTACGAGGCGTTCGGCATCCCGGGACTGCTCCAAACGCCCGGCTTGGCCAGGCTCATGCAACGAGCGCGACTCTGGCGGGACCCGGAGGACATCCAGCGCGCTGTCGAGGCGAGGATTCGAAGGCAGGAGATCCTCGCTGGAGACGAACCCACTCAGTTGTGGGCAGTCATCGAAGAGCACGCCCTTCAGCGACTGGCTGGGGCGCCTGAGGTGATGCGGGAGCAGATCGAGCACCTGGTAGAGCTCGCGGATTCCTCCAGTCACGTCACCATTCAGGTGCTGCCCACGGAGGCGGGAGTGCATGCTGGCGTGGCGGGGCCGTTCGTGATCATGGACTTCGCCGAACCGGCCGGGCCCATCGTGTACCTGGAAACCTACACCGATGGCCTGTACCTGGAACGTGATGCTGAGATCACTCAGTACCGCAGGCTCTGGGACCACATCCGCACCTCGGCGCTGGATGAGGAGCGGACGATTCCGTACCTGAAGAAGTTGATCACCTGATAGGAAGAGCCGATGTACTCGTTCCCCACTGAGGCCTCCTGGCGCACGTCGTCTTACACCCAGCAGCAGAACTGTGTGGAGGTCGCCGACGCGCCGGGGCTGTCCGCTGTCCGCGACACGAAGAACCGTGGGCGCGGGCACTTGGCTTTCGAATCACCCGAATGGCGCGCGTTCGTCGAAGGGGTGCGGACGCAGGGCTGAGTCAAGGCAGAACGTAGGCCCTCAGGGACAACCTGAGGGCCTACGTGTGCTCGTTCCGAGGACACTTCGCCCCGGGCCGCCCGGAGGTGGGCAGTAGGCTCCGGTGAGCGAAGGACTCGGACATGCACCCCCCGGCGAAGACCTCACCTTCCGCAAGTCTCTCTACAGCCAGATCCAACCCCAGGACTGCGTAAAGGTCGCAGACCTGCCCAGTGCCTCGGCGGTGAGCGACATCCAGAACCGGAGCCTCGGTGCGCTGGCCTTCCCCCTCGGAGTGGGCCGCCCTTGTGAAGATCGCTCAGGGCGGCCGGTAAAGACAGGACAGAGGGGCAGTCCTACAGGCCCAGGGCCCGGGCCTCGACCTCCGGGGCCAGGCCGACGCGGGGGCGGTCCGGCCGCTGATCCGCGTCCCCTCCGATGGAGCGCAGCCAGGCCCAGGTGTCAGCCACGGTCTCCGTCACCGGGCGGCACCGCAGTCCGGTAGCGAGGGCGCGCTCCACGTTTCCCTGGTGCAGGGTCTCGTGCAGCTCACCCGGCGGCAGCCAGACCGGGAGCTCCCGCCACGGGGCGATCCCGGCTTCCTCGATCGCTTCGGGGGACGTCCAGCGGAACTCGGCGTCGGAACCGGTGGCCGCCTTGCACGCCGTCAGGAAGCTCTCCGTGGTGGCGTGGCCGCTCGGGCTGACCATGTTGTAGGGGCCGCTCAAACCCTTCTGGGCGGCGTCGAGAGTCCAGGCGGCCAGGTCGCGGGCGTCGATGTACTGGAGCGGGAGGTCACGCGGACCCGGGGCCAAGACCGGTCCGCCCTTGGCGATGCGGTTGAGCCACCAGGGCAGGCGGCCGATGTTTTCGTACGGGCCCAGGATGAGCCCCGCTCGCACGAACAGCGCCCGGTCACCGAAGACCTCCTCGGCCGCCAGCTCACCGCCGCGCTTGGCCCGCGCGTAGTCGGTTCCGTCGTCATCGACCGAGGACTCCACCACCGGGGCGTCCTCGTCCGCACCGGGCGCGCTGGGCACTCCGTGGACGGATCGGCTGGAGACGTAGGCGTAGTGGCCGACCCTGCCCTCCAGCAGGCGAGCCGCGTCAGCCACCGCCGACGGGGCGTCCGACCAGGTATCGACGACGAAGTCCCACTCCCCCGCCTCCAGCGCGGCAAGTCCGCCCGGCTCGGTGCGGTCACCGAGCCGCACCTCCACACCGGCAGGGGCCTCGTGCCTGCCCCGGTGGAAGACGGTGACCTCCCAGTCTCGGGAAAGCGCCTCCTCCACGACCGCTCGCCCCACGAACTCGGTACCGCCCAGAACCAGAAGTCTTGTCATGCGGTCAGTCTGGTGGGCAGCAGCCGCAGGGCGCCAGAGCTGACTGCTGACAGCAGAACTCAGCGCCGGGCCCGCTCCAGCAGGAGAGCCCGTTCGCGCTCGTTGCGGGTGAGGCCGGCGGCGCGTTCGTACTCGGCCCGAGCCTCCTCCGTGCGGCCGAGGCGTTCGAGCAGGTCGGCGCGGACCGCGGGGAGCAGGTGGTAGTCGTTCAGTGCCTTGGCTCCGAGCAGGGCGTCGACGATGCCCAGAGCCGCACCCGGACCGAGTGCCATGGAGACGGCCACCGCGCGGTTGAGTTCGATCACGGGGGACCCGGTCCGCCGGACCAGGGCCTCGTAGAGTGCGGCGATCCCGTGCCAGTCGGTGTCCTCGGGCCGGTGGGCCACCGCGTGCTTGGCGGCGATTCCGGCCTGGAGGGAGTAGACGCCGCGTGGTTGGGCGGGATCGGAGGGCAGGGAGCGGCGTAGTCCGGCCAGGCCGCGGTTGATGAGCAGCCGGTCCCAGCGGGAGCGGTCCTGTTCGGCGAGGGGGACCGGTTCGCCGTCGGGCCCGACCCTGGCGCGGAACCGGGAGGCCTGGAGTTCCATCAGGGCGAGCAACCCGTGCACCTCGGGTTCCTCGGGGAGCAGTTCGGCGAGCACCCGGCCCAGGCGCATGGCCTCCTCGCTGAGTTCGGGGCGCAGCCAGCGCTCCCCCGAGGTCGCCGTGTACCCCTCGTTGAACACCAGGTAGAGGACTTCGAGCACGTCGGAGAGGCGGGCGTCGCGGTCCGGCCCGGCGGGGACCTCGAAGCGGACGCCCTCGTCGGCGAGTCTGCGTTTGGCCCGCACCACGCGCTGGGCCACGGTGGACTCGGGTACGAGGAAGGCGCGGGCGATCTCGTCGGTGGTCAGCCCGCCGAGCAGCCGCAGGGTGAGCGCGACCCGCGCCCGGGTGGGCAGTACCGGGTGGCAGCAGACGAACATGAGTTTGAGCAGGTCGTCGCCGTAGTCCTCTTCCAGGACGGCGTCGAACTCGGCCCGACCGTCGCGTTCGGCGATCTCGCGGCCCAGCTCGACCATGCGCAGCCGGAAGCGTTCGTCGCGCCGCCAGCGGTCGAGGACGCGGCGCCGGGCGACGGTGGTCAGCCAGGCACCGGGTTTGCGGGGGACACCCTCTTCGGGCCACTTCTCCAGGGCGCTGACCAGGGCGTCCTGGGCGAACTCCTCGGCGAGGCCGACGTCGCCGACCATTCTGGTGAGCGCGGCGACCAGACGGGCCGACTCGATGCGCCAGACCGCCTCCACCTCGCCTTCGACACCGGTGTGGCCCACGGCACCATCTCAGCACCGAGGGCCACACCGCGCAACAGGGTTCAGGGCCACGACTCAGCCGTTGAGGTTCTCCTGCTGGGCGCGCAGGTTCCACTCGCGCTCCTTGAGCTCCTCGGACATGCCCTCCATGTCCTCTATCTCACCGATCCGGCGCAGCTGGAGCTTCATCTCGGTCGGGTCGCCCTTGGGCGGGTGCGGGCACCGCTTGGCCCACTCCACGGCCTCAGCATGCGAGGACACCTGGATGACCCAGTACCCGCCGATGAACTCCTTGGCCTCGGTGAAAGGGCCGTCGACGACGGTGGCCTCACCGTCGCGGAAGATCACCTCGGCGCCCTCGGCGGTGGGGGTGAGCCCCTCCCCGGTGAGCAGGACCCCGGCCCTGGCCATCTCCTCGTTGTAGGCGCCCATCGCCTCGTAGACCTCGGGTGCGGGCTCCCAGTCCCGGGCCTCGGTCTCGGGGGTGCTCATGATCGACATCAGGTAACGCATGGTCTTCCCTCTTCCGGATGCGCGGCGGGGGCCTCTCCTCCGCCCTCACCTGAACGTCGAACGGGTCGACGCCGGATCGACACCCTTCCCGAAGTTTTTTCCACGGTTCCTTCCGCTCCCCTCCCTGCCCCGGTTCCTATCCCCGTTCACCCTGGTCAGGGTCTTTTTCCCGACTCTTGGCGGCCTGCTCGGCATCCGTCTCCCGCGCGGCCCGCTCCGCCTCGGCCACCTGCGCGGCCTCGGATTCGTCGGCCTGGCCGGTGACCCTGCTCAGCGCCCGGGCGGACAGGAGCAGACCGACCAGGACGACCGCCCCGGCGGCCACCGGCACGTAGTACAGCTCGACCCGGCCGAGCAGACCGCCCAGCAGCGCGCCGAACACCCCGAAGCCCGCACCGAACATCTGGACGCACGCCATCACCCGGCCCATCTGGATACCGGGCACGATCAGCTGGATGGCGCCGATCAGCACGATGTTCGACGAGGTCATGACGTAGCCGATCACCATCCAGGCCGCGGCCGCAACGTACGCGTTCGGGGCCAGCCCGAAGAGCAGACAGGCGCATCCGGCCAGGGGGACGAGCACCAGCTCCGTGCGGAAACGGCCGAGCCGGGCCACGATCAGGCCCACCGTGGAC
This DNA window, taken from Nocardiopsis exhalans, encodes the following:
- a CDS encoding NAD-dependent epimerase/dehydratase family protein, giving the protein MTRLLVLGGTEFVGRAVVEEALSRDWEVTVFHRGRHEAPAGVEVRLGDRTEPGGLAALEAGEWDFVVDTWSDAPSAVADAARLLEGRVGHYAYVSSRSVHGVPSAPGADEDAPVVESSVDDDGTDYARAKRGGELAAEEVFGDRALFVRAGLILGPYENIGRLPWWLNRIAKGGPVLAPGPRDLPLQYIDARDLAAWTLDAAQKGLSGPYNMVSPSGHATTESFLTACKAATGSDAEFRWTSPEAIEEAGIAPWRELPVWLPPGELHETLHQGNVERALATGLRCRPVTETVADTWAWLRSIGGDADQRPDRPRVGLAPEVEARALGL
- a CDS encoding RNA polymerase sigma factor; this encodes MGHTGVEGEVEAVWRIESARLVAALTRMVGDVGLAEEFAQDALVSALEKWPEEGVPRKPGAWLTTVARRRVLDRWRRDERFRLRMVELGREIAERDGRAEFDAVLEEDYGDDLLKLMFVCCHPVLPTRARVALTLRLLGGLTTDEIARAFLVPESTVAQRVVRAKRRLADEGVRFEVPAGPDRDARLSDVLEVLYLVFNEGYTATSGERWLRPELSEEAMRLGRVLAELLPEEPEVHGLLALMELQASRFRARVGPDGEPVPLAEQDRSRWDRLLINRGLAGLRRSLPSDPAQPRGVYSLQAGIAAKHAVAHRPEDTDWHGIAALYEALVRRTGSPVIELNRAVAVSMALGPGAALGIVDALLGAKALNDYHLLPAVRADLLERLGRTEEARAEYERAAGLTRNERERALLLERARR
- a CDS encoding YciI family protein; amino-acid sequence: MRYLMSIMSTPETEARDWEPAPEVYEAMGAYNEEMARAGVLLTGEGLTPTAEGAEVIFRDGEATVVDGPFTEAKEFIGGYWVIQVSSHAEAVEWAKRCPHPPKGDPTEMKLQLRRIGEIEDMEGMSEELKEREWNLRAQQENLNG